The Oncorhynchus gorbuscha isolate QuinsamMale2020 ecotype Even-year unplaced genomic scaffold, OgorEven_v1.0 Un_scaffold_867, whole genome shotgun sequence region ttcacttcatactcatcgccaaacccactggctacaggttacctacaagtctctgctaagtaaagccccgccttacctcagctcactggtcaccatagcagcacccacttgtagcacgcgctccagcagatatatctcactggtcacccccaaagccaattccttctttggtcatctttccttccagttctctgctgcccatgactggaacgaattgcaaaaatctctgaagctggagactcacatctccctcactagctttaagcaccagctgtcagagcagcttacagatcattgcacctgtacatagcccatctgtaaacagcccatctatctacctacctcatccccatactgggatttattcatttattttgctcctttgcaccccagtatctctacctgcacattcatcttctgccgatctaccattccagtgtttaattgctatattgtaattactttgccaccatggcctatttatttccttaacttacctcatttgcactcactgtatatagactttttgtttaattttgttctactgtattattgcctgtatgttttgtttatccatgtgtaactctgtgttgttgtatgtgtcgaattactacgctttatcttggccaggtcgcagttgcaaatgagaacttgttctcaactagcctacctggttaaataaaggtgaaatttaaaaaatatatatctttcaTACGAAAcctaaccttgtgacccattccacacatctgttgtttgtcatgtagaTTAAGGGGGTGTATATTTGCTATAAAAGTTATTTGTATCGTTTGTCTAGAGGCTCTCGATGAATCATCTAAGTGTGGTTTGTCGACCAGCAATCGTTATTGCAAAGCACTCACATCATTAACTTGTGTGTGGTGTGACATGCTTTCCTTATTAATAAGTGAATAAAGatgtagtttaagtataactctgacttgtgtgataagtttgtctctcctcatttgatagtaaagaaatgaacaaccacaatagtggtctcccgagtggcacagcggtctaaggcactgcatcaatGAACTCTCAATTTAATTTAGCAAATAAAGTCAACATGTTGAGAATAAAGTTTACATTTTGAGAATAAAGTTTACATTTTGAGAATAAAGTTGCAGTTATATTTAAAGATTAAAATAGGGGATTTTGTTAATTGCATTGATAAaatcattgatttgatttgatttaccttgTTGCCTGTTGCTGTGTGTGCGACACTGTTGAAATACCTGAGTTAGATGATCTGGTGAAACTATACTTTAGAATTGGCTTCAGTAACAAGGAAATCCTTGCTATTTTAGcacataataaccatcatattatAAGTATTAGGACCAGGAAGAGGTTGTACCACTGATTATTTTCAGAAGGAGAATCCATGGTTACATATAGTATTAGGTAGAGATGgacaggctgtgtgtgtatgcaggtgtgtgtgtgtgtatgcaggtgtGTATGTCTGGGTGGTAAATTGTAGGGGCAAAACAAAACCAATGAGCATCAATCTAACGATCTAACACAATTGTTTAAACAGGCATCACTGCGCACACACACGTTTATTAATCTACTGATCTAAAAacttgcacacgcacacacacaccccaagttTCCCCCTGGTAATTTCATACTATCATACTAATGCCCATAGTGCGGTATGAGCACAAACAAAAATCATTCTCGTCTCTGAATGTGAAGAGAACTGGGGTTGAGTCCCTGTCAGTCTGCTGTCCCAATTTCGATACAACGTTCTGCTGCGTAGTTTAGGACAAAACTTCTGTGCATAATAGCAACTATTAATGACCTTATCCATGGTGCTTTACTAAGAGTAGTATTTATTTCCCCCATATGGCAACTATCCTTCTAACGACTATAGGCTAGTAGGCTATGTGAGCACAGCTATTAAAACACATGATCTTAGGATCCTGGAGAccggaggctgtgtgtgtgtgtgtgtcccatgtcaAGCTGCTCTCCAAATTCGCTACAACACCACACTGCTATTCTACAGCCCATTATAAACCTATAGTGACCACTGGCGTAATGCAGTTTCTCTGGACCTCCCGCAAGGTTGGtttggtttgtcgagatcggtgtgaaaaatcttgattggcctgcacagagccctgacctcaaccccatcgaacacctttgagatgaattggaacatcgactgcgagccaggcctaatcacccaacatcagtgccgaacctcactaatgttcttgtggcagaatggaagcaagtccctgcagcaatgttccaacatctagtggaaagccttcccagaagagtggaggctgtcataccagcaaaggggagaccaactccatattaatgcccatgattttggaatgagatgtttgacgagcaggcgtccacatacttttgatcacGTAGAGTATATAACTTTCTCACACATTATTCaagattcattcaggattatccgtattAATGGATCATAATAatgcatccacattaatgtagaagggTTTAGAAACATATTACTCTTCTGAAGTCAACTCTCATACAACCAAGTAATTCTCTTCAGCCAACCTGGTTTCAgaacatttcatattattctgtacgtaaacaTGAGACAGTAATTAGTGTGATATGCTACGTTGCGTACGGtatgtattattttattttttattatttttgctTAATGTTCCTACATTGCCAAAGATCGAGTCCCTGGCTGGGATGTGTTCAGTATAGGCACACTAAAACAAAACGTAGGCATATCTAGGCTACTTTCCCATTTCACATTACTAAACATTTTCCAGCAACTGAACTGCATTTTTGAAATGCACacagctgtacacacacacaatgttcaaATTATTTTACATGTGCCATCATCAATTCTCCCTTAATTTAAGTAACCTAGTGCCGTGTAGCTCAGTTGGCCAGTTAGTAGAGAATATGGTGCTTGCAACAAACACCAGGGTTGTGAATACCATTCCCATGGAGGACCAGTACTAAGAAAATGTaagcactcactactgtaagtcactttggaaaagagcgtctgctaaatgacaaaaatgaagGTTAATTTTGTAAATGTCGGATCGCTATGGCAAGACacatcattcacccaagtttcGTAAACAAATTGGATCAGTGGTGTCTGTGACTAATATACAAACGGGGACAGCTCCATAGTCCCCCCTCCTGATTTCATTGTGGGGGACAATAAgtcaatgttatgcaggtgaatgaggacccaaaagcgacttggcgaaaacagagtctttaatccagtaaagtaaaaatacaatcaaataaaacaatttccactcgtaatgacgagaaccgactggagacttgatcaagaactgcaggttgcctcgggaaggcacttgaacgtagcagactcagacacctgctcaccacgcagcatctgagggaaacacgacacgacagggcaatacatagacacagcacggtgaacaataggcaaggatccgacaggacaggaacggaaaacaagggaagaaatagggactctaatcaggggaaaagataaggaacaggtgtgggaagactaaatgatgattaggggaataggaacagctgggagcaggaacggaacgatagagagaggagagagaggaagggagagagaaaaaggggaacgaacctaaaaagaccagcagggggaaaacgaacagaaggaaaagcaaaatgacaagatgatataagacaaaacatgacagtcaatGTGCCACTAGAATAaatggtatatacagtataccacatAGCAGTGGTAATATACATCATGTGAGCATaaacagaatataacagaatcagttgacttggtgtacagagagaacaagagaggacctagtacagagccctgggggacaacAGTATTCTTCAAGAATATAATTTAAATGACTCATGAGATTAATTCAACTGTCATACATAAtcataacccaaaatataagctggTTTTACTTCTGTTTGTTaacaatgtaattgtaaacaaacactgtattgcctcaaacatggttacattttaATATCAGGTATTGCATCCATAACTCTGAATATGAGTTTGAtactggttacatttctccagccccatccctacaaATGTTCACTAAAACAGTGGGAGCGTGACCACTTTGTTATAGTTTAAACCGCCGATTGCCCCCTTTAAAGACATTGAGTTCACACAGTTAGGCCTGATATGTAGTTATATGTGAGTATGAACCTTCATAGCTGTGGAAACCAAGTCATTCAATTAATCACAGATTGACACAATGTCACACGGCAACAGGACAGTTTTACTTCATATATTTAAGGAACATGAAATACAGGTTACCATAGATTAACACACAGGGTCACATAGAATGTAAGAAATGCTACTTGTTTTAAACCCCAAGGTGCTACAATAAAAACACATCCAAGCAATGAGTATTCAATAGTAGAAAGACTACAGAGGCCTATAATAcactgtataataataataatgtatctATAATACACTGAAATAAAAAGATAGGTAAGACGTACAGCACAGTTACTTGTAAGGACATAAActattcaaatgtttttttggggggtaaaTTCTGAATATGTCGGCTCAGTtggaaatgacctttacatttctataGTGCAATCTGTACCGCTTCAGTTATATACAGATTGAATAGCGCCCCAAGTCATACACGGCAATAGGAATAACTAACTACTATTATTCATTTTACTGTTAAAATTAAATACTACTTATATTCAATCAATTGGACTATTATTAAATTTGTATTATTAAttttgaatatacagtatatcaaataTTAAAACAGGGTTACATACAATTTGAATAATTCTACATTactataataaaaaatatatatatttgtaacaCGCTTTTCAAAAACCCAAGATGCTACAATAAAAATCTAAGCAATTAGTACAACTCACATGACAATCCAGACATCAAATACACTGAAATAAAGCTATCAGTCTGGTAAGATGTACAACAGAGTTACTAGGAAGACAATAAGGTTGTTGAGAACATGTGACACTGGGTGCtgtagttgtcctggagggcaggcagtgtgcccccagtgatgcattgGTTGAGGGAGAggtattttcctggcaccacttcACCGGGGCTCTCTGATTGATTGGGCGATTAAAAAGGAGCTATCATTGTTGATTCGAAGCATTGAATATTTAAATACACGCACTTTGAAATTTATTTTGTAACTGTCCCAGAAGCATTTAACTGCAGCACACTCCCACAACCAAGGATTTTGAGTTGAGGCCATTCCTTCACTGAATCTGTGAGCTGTCAATCATTTAACCTGGGAAGGAAAGAAGGGAAGTGGATCTAAGTCCTCATACAGCAGCTTAGACATATAGGGTTCGTATTCACTAGACACCAAAGagaagaacactgaacaaaacggGCAGgaactacctgaacttgtccaataagaaactaaCATGTGTTGCAAAATGTTTCTCTACAGTTTGCACAAATGAATATGATCCGGGTGTCTGGATGTCTACAATGGCTAATGACTAATTGTTCACTATATTACTGTGTTCATAAAACTGTGATCTTAAAAAAACTCACCGCAGTGTCTTCAGTGTATAGAGGGGATCCTCTTGTACAGAAGAGAGCAGCTTTACTCCAGAGGCTCCTGGAGTATTTCCACTCAGGTCCAGCTCCTTCAGGTGGGAGGCgtttgacctcagagctgaaGCCAGAGAAGTACAGCCTTCCTCTGTGATGCTGCAGCCTGACAGCCTGTGGAAAGTGAGGGGGAAAAGTTACACAGTATAAAATATTACAGAAAATGTCAGTTTAGCATCTAAAGATGATACAATTAATGATAAAAAACTGACAAATTGTCATTGATTATGACATCAGAGACCAATCCCAATTATGACATCAGAGACCAAGTCCCAATTATGACATCAGAGACAAAGGTTGGAATTTAATCCACGTTTTGAGCAGAGACTGGACAGCCGACAATGCTGACAACATTATCCCAATGTTTGTGGAAATCGCATTCACTCTAAATGTAGCGCATGTTGATTGAACATAAATGGGCTTTGAAAGTCACACTGTCAGCTGTCCAGTGCACTGCCTTGGATTAAATCCAGGACCAAGTGAAATGTAAGTTAAACTCTGTGAGGGTTGCCTTACCTCAGTGTCTCCAATTTACATTGAGGATTCTCAAGTCCAGCACAGATGAATGTCACTCCTGAATCCTGGAGTTCATTTCCTCCCAGGTCAAGCTCTCTCAAACTTGAGGTGTTTGAGCTGAGAGTTAAAGCCAGCACCTCACAGGATTTGTCAGTTAGGTTGCAATCATTCAACCTGGAGAGATAATGCGGTTTAGTATCGCACACAAATCTATAACTACATTTACAACATGACGAATGTACATCTTCATATTTACAACATCCATTTCACTTTGCAGTGGAGACAGTCACAAAGTGTTAAGGGAATTTGTATCTATAATGACTgattatgtatacatttaaatcaggatgtactaatcagaatactaaatgttactgtatatgtatgaattgTCTTATCTGATCCCAGTACCGAATATAATGTGTGAATGTGGTCAAGAGTTTAGAACAATGACTATCTGTTCCTTGGTACAAATGaatcagactggctagaatgcttatctacacgaGAAAACCTTGACTCGtaaattatattaaattggtAGGGAGACGGATGTGGGAAGGCTCAAGATACAGCCTTTGTACTGGAACGTAGATGGCGCGGGGTGGTATTGGAACTAAtgatgtcattttcagtttataacctgtggtaacctGTATTGCGGGAGTACTCTCTTGAATAAAGGCTGCTATTTGACTTTAAGATCTGGCTCTGTCCATTCCTATaaaataagggtcttacaaattcttatgaattgacagagtgtttaattttaattgggaattaaaacaGAGGAATAAAATTCCTTCAATACAAAGTCACTCACTTCAATGTCTCCAGTTTACAGTGTGGATcctccagtccagcagagagcagcttcactcctGAATCCTGGAGTTTATTACCACTCATATCCAGCACTCTCAGACAGCATGAGTTTGATTTGAGAACAGAAGCCAGTGCCTCAAAACTTTTCTTGGTGAGTTTACATTCGTTCAGCCTGTGGAAAACATAGCTGCATCTTAAGATACCCAGGTGCCCACAAATAAATGCCCCGTTTGGGACTGAATTGTCAGCCTAACTATTCATTCAAACTGATGTTCATTATTATGTTACATTAGCATGCTGTTTGGAAATCAATTTGACTAAGCACTTACAGGGCTGTTCTAGAGGATCTGACAACTGGGAGAAGTTTGAGAAGAGCCGCATCTGATCTGATGTATTTCTTCAGGTCAAACACATCCAGCTTCTCGGAGGTCAGCAACATGAAGACCAGAGCTGACCACTGTCCAGGTGAGAGTTTAGATTTTGAGAGACTTCCTGATCTCAGGTAGCTTTGGATTTCCTCCTCTAGAGAATGATCATTCAGTTCATTcagacagtggaacagattgaTGCACCTCTCCAGGGGGAGGTTCTTCCTGATCTTCTCCTTGATGTACTTGACTGTTTCCTTGTTGTTCTGTGAGCTGTTTCCTGTTGGTGTCAGTAGGCCTTGTAGGAGATGCTGATTGGACTGCAGTGAAAGGCCAAGAAGGAAGCGGAGGAAAAGGTCCAGATGGCCATTTTCAAACTGCAAGGCCTTGTCCACTGCATCTTCATATAGACTGTTTTTGTTGCGGAGGCATTTCTCTTGAGCCAtcagattgttgttgttgttagtgaACATGAGGAACACATATAGTGCAGCCAGAAACTCCTGGATACTCAGATGTACAAAGCAGTACACCTTCATCTGGTTAAGGCCAGACTCTTCTCTGAAGATCTGAGTGCACACTCCAGAGTACACAGACGCATCCTTGATGTCAATGCCACACTCTCTCAGGTCTTCCTCATAGAATATCAGATGGCCTTTTTCTAGCTGTTGAAAAGCCAGTTTTCCCAGTGCGTGAATCATCTCTTTATCCCAGTGAGAATCGTTGGCATGCTCTACAGGATATTTCTGAGTCCTCAGTTTTGACAGGAAGATCATGAGGTGAGCGTACATTTGAGTTAGATTCTTGGGGATCTCTCGACTCTCTGCTTCAACCAATAGTCTCTCTAGGACAGTGGCTGAAATccaacagaacactggaatgTGGCACATGATGTGGAGGCTCCTTGATGTCTTTATGTGTGAGATGATTCTGCTGGCCAGGTCCTCCTCACCAATTCTCTTCCTGAAGTACTCCTCCTTCTGTGGGTCATTGAATCCTCGTACCTCTGTCACCTGGTCAACACACTCAGGAGGGATCTGATTGGCTGCTGCAGGTCGGGATGTTATCCAAATGTGAGCAGAGGGAAGCAGATTCCCTTTGATGAGGTTTGTCAGAAGAACATCCACTGAAGTTgactctgtgacatcacagcagatcTTATTATTCTGGAAGTCTAGAGGAAGGCGACATTCATCCAGACCATCAAAAACAAACACAATATTTTTGTTTTCTGAGATTTCTGATACTTTTGTTTCTATAAAGGAGTGATGAAGTAGTTCTATCAGACTTAGATTTTTATCTCTCATCAAGTTCAGATCCCGAAAAGGAAGTGGAAAGATGATCTGGATGTCTTGATTTGCTTTTTCTTCAGCCCAGTCCAACATGAACTTCAGCACAGACACTGTTTTTCCAATGCCAGCAACTCCCCTTGTCAGCACTGTTCTGATAGGCTTGTCTTGTCCAGGTAAGGGTTTGAAGATGTCATTGAGTTGGATTGATGTCTCGTGTTGTACTGTAAACCTGCATGCTGTCTCAATCTGTCTTACCTCATGTTCATAATTAACCTCTCCACTTCCACCTTGTGTGATGTAGAGATCTGTGTAGATGTTGTTAAGAGGTGTTTTTTTAGCTTGATCCTCAATGCCTTCAAATAAAGAATATGTCCTATTCCTCAAGTAGGATTTCATTTTCTCCTGGATTTCTGTCTTAGTGGAAACAGTGTTGTACCTATGTGTGGAAAAAAAGATGTTCATTGTTGAATTGAATTATATTTGtttgtgtaaaaaaaatgtaaaatatgaACTCTAACCTGAATGTGATTAATGATGAAACAGTACATGGTTTGACATCCTAGAGTTAGCTCGGCTAAGTGAAAATTAAGCCACAAAATATGGTGCAATTGCTGAGAGACAATGCACTCTGCATCTCCTGATAGTTACACTTAACATTGGGTCCAGTCTCACTATTATAGTCATCATATTATTATTTTATCTACATTTCTAGTATAAAGTCAGACTGAATGATGTCCTGTAGACAATTAAAATCCTATGAGAAGCTAAATGGGGCGTCCTGAATGATGAACTGGATGCTATTATCTGGAAATGCACAGAGTAAAGGTACTAGATGTCATCAGACACAAGTATGGTGAAATAAACTAGAAAACAGGTAGGAAGCAGTGTAAACTGCAATCACTTACACTTTGTCATCAGTAGGGACTCTGGGTTGGTGATCCATTGACTGGTCATTCTCCTCAGAGATACTGCTGGGTAGAAATGAGCACAGAGAACAATAACATCAGTCTTCATCTATACAGAAGATGGTAAATAAAAGGAAATGCCATAATCAAACACCATGTTATGTCTCAGTTCACCTTTTCCCAGCGGATACTTCTCCATCACTGAAGAAAATAGGAAGTCCCATCGACAGGTCACTCTTCATGGAGACACAGCTTGGTGCAGGTgagactggtctgtctgtcttgaTCCTATTTAAGTGTTTAAATCCAAAACAGAACAGTTTTCACACACTTAAGATTTGTTTTACTTTTGTATTTCCCATGATTGCAGATTTGAAAGAATAGTCTCAGATCTCACCTTTGCTCAGTGGAAAGTTCTGCTTTCCTAAAGAGAATAGGAAGTCCCATTGACTGGTCACTCTTCATGGAGACACCACTAGGTGCAGGCgagactggtctgtctgtcttgaTCCTGTTTAGAGCAGGATATTAATATACAACATGGAGTGCGTGCACTTATAAAAATGTTAACTGTTTTTTTCTATGGTTACTTTATAATTGTCATCAGTCTTAATTCATATAACAGCTAGGAATAGATTTGTGATATAGTAAATGTATCCAACAAAATGTCTGATTCACTTGATCTATTGTATGAAATAAAGACAAATCACAACAATACTGGCTTGTTCGATAGTTGTTACAAACTCTCAACTCCTTCACAATGACCTATTTGATGATCTTACCTCTTAAGTTCCCTGTCAGTGTCCTGTTCTGTAGGAAAACTCCTTTTAAGGGACATTTCTCCCTCACTCCCGGAGGGACTCATTCTAGAAGCAGTGGCTTCCTCGTCAAACGAttctttctccccagagagactcattttgaCCCCTTGTACACTGGACTTTTAAAAAACAACACCTTTTACAACACTTGCAGCCTAATGGTAGATCACTTTTAAGCTAAACAGAAATACAACTTCTGAGACTGGTGTAACCCAGCTTGCATCCTTTCTCAAGTAAAACACAACTAAACTGAAAGCAGGAAATGGAGAAAAAAGTCCCTATTTTAACATTGAGGTCATAGAGTTCTGAAAGGTTCAGATTATATACAGGGTAGATTCCAC contains the following coding sequences:
- the LOC124020634 gene encoding NLR family CARD domain-containing protein 3-like isoform X2; its protein translation is MTENCEKQQWKLHEEEIWKMKSVFGIQRSAHPDQRSAIGSPEERHISSVQGVKMSLSGEKESFDEEATASRMSPSGSEGEMSLKRSFPTEQDTDRELKRIKTDRPVSPAPSGVSMKSDQSMGLPILFRKAELSTEQRIKTDRPVSPAPSCVSMKSDLSMGLPIFFSDGEVSAGKSISEENDQSMDHQPRVPTDDKVYNTVSTKTEIQEKMKSYLRNRTYSLFEGIEDQAKKTPLNNIYTDLYITQGGSGEVNYEHEVRQIETACRFTVQHETSIQLNDIFKPLPGQDKPIRTVLTRGVAGIGKTVSVLKFMLDWAEEKANQDIQIIFPLPFRDLNLMRDKNLSLIELLHHSFIETKVSEISENKNIVFVFDGLDECRLPLDFQNNKICCDVTESTSVDVLLTNLIKGNLLPSAHIWITSRPAAANQIPPECVDQVTEVRGFNDPQKEEYFRKRIGEEDLASRIISHIKTSRSLHIMCHIPVFCWISATVLERLLVEAESREIPKNLTQMYAHLMIFLSKLRTQKYPVEHANDSHWDKEMIHALGKLAFQQLEKGHLIFYEEDLRECGIDIKDASVYSGVCTQIFREESGLNQMKVYCFVHLSIQEFLAALYVFLMFTNNNNNLMAQEKCLRNKNSLYEDAVDKALQFENGHLDLFLRFLLGLSLQSNQHLLQGLLTPTGNSSQNNKETVKYIKEKIRKNLPLERCINLFHCLNELNDHSLEEEIQSYLRSGSLSKSKLSPGQWSALVFMLLTSEKLDVFDLKKYIRSDAALLKLLPVVRSSRTALLNECKLTKKSFEALASVLKSNSCCLRVLDMSGNKLQDSGVKLLSAGLEDPHCKLETLKLNDCNLTDKSCEVLALTLSSNTSSLRELDLGGNELQDSGVTFICAGLENPQCKLETLRLSGCSITEEGCTSLASALRSNASHLKELDLSGNTPGASGVKLLSSVQEDPLYTLKTLRLND
- the LOC124020634 gene encoding NLR family CARD domain-containing protein 3-like isoform X1, with the protein product MTENCEKQQWKLHEEEIWKMKSVFGIQRSAHPDQRSAIGSPEERHISSVQGVKMSLSGEKESFDEEATASRMSPSGSEGEMSLKRSFPTEQDTDRELKRIKTDRPVSPAPSGVSMKSDQSMGLPILFRKAELSTEQRIKTDRPVSPAPSCVSMKSDLSMGLPIFFSDGEVSAGKSSISEENDQSMDHQPRVPTDDKVYNTVSTKTEIQEKMKSYLRNRTYSLFEGIEDQAKKTPLNNIYTDLYITQGGSGEVNYEHEVRQIETACRFTVQHETSIQLNDIFKPLPGQDKPIRTVLTRGVAGIGKTVSVLKFMLDWAEEKANQDIQIIFPLPFRDLNLMRDKNLSLIELLHHSFIETKVSEISENKNIVFVFDGLDECRLPLDFQNNKICCDVTESTSVDVLLTNLIKGNLLPSAHIWITSRPAAANQIPPECVDQVTEVRGFNDPQKEEYFRKRIGEEDLASRIISHIKTSRSLHIMCHIPVFCWISATVLERLLVEAESREIPKNLTQMYAHLMIFLSKLRTQKYPVEHANDSHWDKEMIHALGKLAFQQLEKGHLIFYEEDLRECGIDIKDASVYSGVCTQIFREESGLNQMKVYCFVHLSIQEFLAALYVFLMFTNNNNNLMAQEKCLRNKNSLYEDAVDKALQFENGHLDLFLRFLLGLSLQSNQHLLQGLLTPTGNSSQNNKETVKYIKEKIRKNLPLERCINLFHCLNELNDHSLEEEIQSYLRSGSLSKSKLSPGQWSALVFMLLTSEKLDVFDLKKYIRSDAALLKLLPVVRSSRTALLNECKLTKKSFEALASVLKSNSCCLRVLDMSGNKLQDSGVKLLSAGLEDPHCKLETLKLNDCNLTDKSCEVLALTLSSNTSSLRELDLGGNELQDSGVTFICAGLENPQCKLETLRLSGCSITEEGCTSLASALRSNASHLKELDLSGNTPGASGVKLLSSVQEDPLYTLKTLRLND
- the LOC124020634 gene encoding NLR family CARD domain-containing protein 3-like isoform X3, which translates into the protein MTENCEKQQWKLHEEEIWKMKSVFGIQSVQGVKMSLSGEKESFDEEATASRMSPSGSEGEMSLKRSFPTEQDTDRELKRIKTDRPVSPAPSGVSMKSDQSMGLPILFRKAELSTEQRIKTDRPVSPAPSCVSMKSDLSMGLPIFFSDGEVSAGKSSISEENDQSMDHQPRVPTDDKVYNTVSTKTEIQEKMKSYLRNRTYSLFEGIEDQAKKTPLNNIYTDLYITQGGSGEVNYEHEVRQIETACRFTVQHETSIQLNDIFKPLPGQDKPIRTVLTRGVAGIGKTVSVLKFMLDWAEEKANQDIQIIFPLPFRDLNLMRDKNLSLIELLHHSFIETKVSEISENKNIVFVFDGLDECRLPLDFQNNKICCDVTESTSVDVLLTNLIKGNLLPSAHIWITSRPAAANQIPPECVDQVTEVRGFNDPQKEEYFRKRIGEEDLASRIISHIKTSRSLHIMCHIPVFCWISATVLERLLVEAESREIPKNLTQMYAHLMIFLSKLRTQKYPVEHANDSHWDKEMIHALGKLAFQQLEKGHLIFYEEDLRECGIDIKDASVYSGVCTQIFREESGLNQMKVYCFVHLSIQEFLAALYVFLMFTNNNNNLMAQEKCLRNKNSLYEDAVDKALQFENGHLDLFLRFLLGLSLQSNQHLLQGLLTPTGNSSQNNKETVKYIKEKIRKNLPLERCINLFHCLNELNDHSLEEEIQSYLRSGSLSKSKLSPGQWSALVFMLLTSEKLDVFDLKKYIRSDAALLKLLPVVRSSRTALLNECKLTKKSFEALASVLKSNSCCLRVLDMSGNKLQDSGVKLLSAGLEDPHCKLETLKLNDCNLTDKSCEVLALTLSSNTSSLRELDLGGNELQDSGVTFICAGLENPQCKLETLRLSGCSITEEGCTSLASALRSNASHLKELDLSGNTPGASGVKLLSSVQEDPLYTLKTLRLND
- the LOC124020634 gene encoding NLR family CARD domain-containing protein 3-like isoform X4; its protein translation is MSLSGEKESFDEEATASRMSPSGSEGEMSLKRSFPTEQDTDRELKRIKTDRPVSPAPSGVSMKSDQSMGLPILFRKAELSTEQRIKTDRPVSPAPSCVSMKSDLSMGLPIFFSDGEVSAGKSSISEENDQSMDHQPRVPTDDKVYNTVSTKTEIQEKMKSYLRNRTYSLFEGIEDQAKKTPLNNIYTDLYITQGGSGEVNYEHEVRQIETACRFTVQHETSIQLNDIFKPLPGQDKPIRTVLTRGVAGIGKTVSVLKFMLDWAEEKANQDIQIIFPLPFRDLNLMRDKNLSLIELLHHSFIETKVSEISENKNIVFVFDGLDECRLPLDFQNNKICCDVTESTSVDVLLTNLIKGNLLPSAHIWITSRPAAANQIPPECVDQVTEVRGFNDPQKEEYFRKRIGEEDLASRIISHIKTSRSLHIMCHIPVFCWISATVLERLLVEAESREIPKNLTQMYAHLMIFLSKLRTQKYPVEHANDSHWDKEMIHALGKLAFQQLEKGHLIFYEEDLRECGIDIKDASVYSGVCTQIFREESGLNQMKVYCFVHLSIQEFLAALYVFLMFTNNNNNLMAQEKCLRNKNSLYEDAVDKALQFENGHLDLFLRFLLGLSLQSNQHLLQGLLTPTGNSSQNNKETVKYIKEKIRKNLPLERCINLFHCLNELNDHSLEEEIQSYLRSGSLSKSKLSPGQWSALVFMLLTSEKLDVFDLKKYIRSDAALLKLLPVVRSSRTALLNECKLTKKSFEALASVLKSNSCCLRVLDMSGNKLQDSGVKLLSAGLEDPHCKLETLKLNDCNLTDKSCEVLALTLSSNTSSLRELDLGGNELQDSGVTFICAGLENPQCKLETLRLSGCSITEEGCTSLASALRSNASHLKELDLSGNTPGASGVKLLSSVQEDPLYTLKTLRLND